A section of the Roseovarius sp. W115 genome encodes:
- a CDS encoding hydantoinase B/oxoprolinase family protein, which translates to MVDRESELIAGIDVGGTFTDLVQLDQTTGQVRLAKVPTTSDNQALGVMTALNAAECDLASLSLIIHGTTTTTNAVLERKLSRTGLITTRGFRDVLELGRRTRPQAYGMTGHFTPIIPRDLRLEVPERVDATGQVLVPLDEEAVRQAGEALLQAGCESVVVHFLHAYANPDHETRAAEVLAEVWPNPHITMGHSILQESREYERGVTAAVNASVQPILERYLGRLTQDAADAGYPGEILVMNGNGGMASARTVAKEAAKTVMSGPASGVMAAAYTARLTGHENLITYDMGGTSTDVALVRSSEPAVSNEIEIEYAMPIHVPMVDVRTVGAGGGSIARVTSSGLLEIGPESAGADPGPICYGKGGKEPTISDANLILGRLNPHSVVKSGGTATDIVARIFAEKLAEPLGLDVTDAALAVIQMANTKMAGAIRMVSLSLGADPRDFALFAFGGAGPLHASALARELGIPKVLVPARPGITNAIGCVTADLRHDFVQTINRPVDALGDTELASVFAGQVREGDALIGKERLPVKAIRHLYSVDMQFVGQTHLLRVPLESPDISPHALHDLFAQAYFNRFRVELEEIRAQVVNVNCSVIAERPPLDLSKLIDPEGRKPCLIEAQTGTRRICFHGTWHDTPVYWRDHLPLDFSCEGPAVIEQMDTTVLIEPQDHAKGDAQGNIEIEIGVQMTVDPITLSVIQAGLQQVCDEMDLAFSRAAFSPVIAEANDRSDGIYDAKDGSLIAQGAGGLPVFVGTMQYSTRTLIEMTADGRAGAPEPGDIYIVNDPYLGGTHLMDVRFARPFYRGDVLFCWLSNTGHWPDTGGAVPGGFSASATAVEQEGLRLPPVKLFKRGEMDAEIYAIICSNIRVAEQRIGDVKAQAAALDLGAERLGALMDRYGDDVVAEAIAELRHRAASQMRASIRAIPKGTHHSVAWVDSDGVVNEPLEIRLAVTRDTDELTFDFSGSSPPCLGPMNSVRATTLSSVYLAMRHIFPEVPISAGAFEPLHVTGIEGTFLDAQYPRPVSGCAAEVSQRIAEAVFAALVEALPDRVTAAPAGTSGNFALGGHDPDRNRDFVMYQLSGGGYGGWSGGDGISNGCSTIGISKAPPVEIMEQAFPVLYHHYALHEGSGGAGLQRGGFGLDYELELRRGQAKASFVMDHGRYGPQGALGGQDGAPNTVTVWRNGEAYTPEHLSKEQDIPLTAGDRVRVQTPGGGGYGDPFERDPDLVAEDVRLGRYSAAQAEEFFGVVMRNGRPDLAATAHLRLQKP; encoded by the coding sequence ATGGTGGACCGCGAAAGTGAATTGATCGCTGGTATCGACGTAGGCGGTACGTTCACAGATCTCGTGCAGCTTGATCAAACAACCGGTCAGGTACGGTTGGCGAAGGTTCCCACGACATCTGACAATCAAGCACTGGGAGTGATGACCGCACTGAACGCGGCGGAGTGTGATCTGGCGTCCCTCAGTCTCATCATCCACGGCACCACGACCACCACCAATGCGGTGCTTGAGCGCAAACTCAGCCGTACCGGGCTGATCACGACCCGCGGCTTTCGCGATGTACTTGAACTTGGCCGCCGCACGCGACCACAGGCCTATGGAATGACAGGGCATTTCACCCCGATTATTCCGCGTGATCTTCGGCTGGAAGTGCCCGAACGTGTGGACGCGACAGGTCAGGTCCTTGTTCCACTTGACGAAGAGGCCGTTAGACAGGCAGGTGAAGCACTTTTGCAGGCAGGCTGCGAGTCTGTGGTTGTGCATTTCCTGCATGCCTATGCCAATCCCGACCATGAAACCCGCGCTGCCGAAGTCTTGGCCGAGGTTTGGCCAAACCCACATATCACCATGGGGCATTCAATCTTACAGGAATCGCGCGAGTATGAGCGTGGCGTGACGGCCGCGGTTAATGCCAGTGTGCAGCCTATTCTTGAACGCTACCTCGGGCGGTTGACGCAAGACGCCGCAGATGCGGGATATCCCGGCGAGATACTGGTGATGAATGGCAATGGCGGCATGGCCTCGGCCCGCACGGTGGCCAAGGAGGCCGCCAAGACAGTCATGTCTGGCCCGGCCTCTGGCGTCATGGCGGCGGCCTATACGGCGCGCCTCACCGGTCACGAAAACCTCATCACCTATGACATGGGGGGCACATCCACTGACGTGGCCCTGGTGCGGTCTTCAGAACCCGCAGTTTCGAACGAGATTGAGATCGAATACGCGATGCCCATCCACGTGCCGATGGTCGATGTCCGCACCGTGGGTGCAGGCGGCGGATCAATAGCGCGTGTCACCTCTTCTGGCCTCTTGGAGATCGGCCCGGAAAGTGCGGGCGCTGATCCTGGGCCGATTTGCTATGGCAAGGGCGGCAAAGAGCCCACGATTTCAGACGCAAACCTCATTCTTGGACGCCTCAACCCGCACAGCGTTGTGAAATCCGGTGGAACGGCAACGGATATTGTAGCGCGTATATTTGCGGAGAAGCTGGCTGAGCCATTAGGCCTCGATGTCACCGACGCAGCACTGGCCGTGATACAAATGGCCAACACCAAGATGGCCGGGGCCATTCGCATGGTGTCACTGTCTTTAGGTGCCGATCCGCGCGATTTTGCACTTTTCGCATTTGGCGGCGCCGGCCCGCTTCATGCCAGCGCCCTTGCCAGAGAACTTGGAATCCCAAAAGTATTGGTGCCAGCGCGACCGGGGATCACCAATGCAATTGGCTGCGTCACCGCAGATTTGCGTCATGATTTTGTGCAGACAATCAACCGGCCAGTGGATGCTCTTGGAGACACTGAACTTGCCTCGGTTTTTGCCGGTCAAGTGCGGGAGGGAGACGCGCTAATTGGCAAGGAGCGCCTACCTGTCAAAGCCATCCGCCACTTGTATAGTGTGGACATGCAATTCGTGGGTCAAACCCATCTTTTGCGGGTGCCCTTGGAGTCCCCCGATATAAGCCCTCACGCGCTTCATGATCTCTTTGCGCAGGCCTATTTCAACCGCTTCCGTGTCGAGCTGGAGGAAATCCGTGCACAGGTGGTGAATGTAAATTGCTCAGTCATAGCAGAGCGCCCGCCGCTTGATCTATCGAAGCTCATTGACCCCGAAGGGCGTAAGCCTTGCTTGATTGAGGCACAAACAGGCACGCGACGTATTTGTTTTCATGGCACCTGGCATGACACGCCGGTCTATTGGCGCGATCATCTGCCTCTCGACTTTTCCTGCGAAGGTCCGGCCGTGATCGAACAGATGGACACGACCGTTCTGATTGAGCCTCAGGATCACGCAAAAGGCGACGCCCAGGGCAATATCGAGATTGAGATTGGGGTTCAGATGACCGTTGATCCAATCACGTTATCGGTCATTCAAGCCGGATTGCAACAGGTCTGCGATGAAATGGACCTCGCCTTTTCCCGCGCGGCCTTCTCGCCCGTTATTGCCGAGGCCAATGACCGCTCCGATGGGATTTATGACGCCAAGGACGGCTCCCTCATCGCGCAGGGCGCAGGCGGTCTGCCGGTCTTTGTCGGGACGATGCAGTATTCAACGCGCACGCTTATCGAAATGACCGCGGATGGACGTGCAGGCGCACCTGAACCGGGTGATATCTATATTGTCAACGACCCCTATCTGGGCGGTACGCATCTTATGGATGTCCGGTTCGCGCGGCCCTTCTACCGCGGTGACGTGCTCTTTTGCTGGCTATCAAACACCGGGCATTGGCCAGATACGGGCGGTGCTGTGCCCGGTGGGTTTTCCGCCTCTGCGACCGCTGTGGAGCAGGAAGGCTTGCGCCTGCCTCCCGTGAAGCTCTTCAAACGGGGAGAGATGGATGCGGAGATTTACGCCATTATCTGTTCAAACATCCGCGTTGCCGAACAACGCATTGGCGACGTCAAGGCACAAGCCGCGGCACTCGACCTTGGCGCAGAGCGCCTGGGCGCTTTGATGGATCGGTACGGCGATGATGTCGTGGCCGAGGCCATTGCCGAACTGCGGCACCGCGCCGCCAGCCAGATGCGCGCCTCGATCAGGGCCATTCCCAAAGGCACGCATCATTCCGTGGCCTGGGTCGATAGTGACGGCGTGGTCAATGAGCCGTTGGAAATCAGGCTCGCAGTCACCCGTGACACGGATGAACTCACATTCGACTTCTCCGGCTCGTCACCGCCTTGTCTTGGGCCCATGAACTCCGTACGCGCCACCACGCTCAGCTCGGTCTACCTTGCCATGCGGCATATCTTTCCCGAAGTGCCGATCAGCGCAGGCGCGTTTGAGCCTCTTCACGTCACCGGAATCGAAGGCACGTTTCTTGATGCGCAATATCCACGCCCCGTCTCGGGCTGTGCCGCCGAGGTGAGCCAGCGCATCGCCGAGGCCGTCTTTGCCGCTCTGGTTGAGGCGCTACCGGACCGCGTCACTGCCGCACCTGCGGGCACAAGTGGTAACTTTGCACTCGGCGGACACGACCCGGATCGCAACAGAGACTTCGTGATGTATCAGCTATCCGGCGGCGGTTACGGCGGCTGGTCCGGTGGGGATGGGATCAGCAACGGCTGTTCCACCATTGGCATTTCCAAGGCCCCACCGGTTGAAATCATGGAACAGGCTTTTCCCGTGCTTTATCACCATTACGCCCTGCACGAAGGATCAGGTGGCGCGGGTTTGCAGCGCGGGGGGTTTGGGCTCGACTACGAACTTGAGTTGCGGCGGGGACAGGCCAAGGCCAGCTTTGTGATGGACCACGGCCGTTATGGGCCACAGGGCGCTTTGGGTGGCCAAGACGGTGCGCCGAACACCGTCACAGTCTGGCGCAATGGAGAGGCCTACACGCCGGAACACTTGTCAAAAGAACAGGACATTCCGCTCACTGCCGGAGATCGCGTGCGCGTGCAGACACCCGGTGGCGGTGGCTATGGGGACCCCTTTGAGAGAGATCCAGACCTCGTCGCGGAGGATGTGCGTCTAGGGCGTTACAGCGCTGCGCAAGCCGAAGAGTTTTTTGGCGTCGTGATGCGCAACGGGCGACCCGATCTGGCCGCCACGGCTCATCTTCGTCTGCAAAAACCCTGA
- a CDS encoding mannose-1-phosphate guanylyltransferase/mannose-6-phosphate isomerase, protein MGRIKPAVLCGGTGTRLWPLSRKSFPKQFSDIVGGESLFQACARRLKDAGMDAPLVLTNSDFRFIVTEQLMSVGIDPGAVLIEPAPRNTAPAVLAAALYAMQDDEDALVLVVPSDHVIADAKAFGAAVEAGRVAAEAGQIVTFGITPGYPETGYGYLELENKPDGSGDPIDLRRFVEKPDLATAEGMVKSGTFLWNAGIFLFSAKVILAAYEAHAPDMLALVKAAIEDAEADLGFLRLAAEPWEKCEDLSVDYAVMEKAGNLSVVPYSSHWSDLGSWKAVLDESDQDENGVALCGPATAIDCKDVLLRSESEGLELVGIGLENIMVVAMPDAVLVADKDRAQDVGRVVKELKTKGVSQAEEFARDHRPWGYFETLALAGRFQVKRIVVKPGGRLSLQSHVHRAEHWIVVEGTAQVTIGENVKLVAENQSVYVPLGEKHRLENPGKVPVTMIEVQTGSYLGEDDIVRYEDVYARGQGARG, encoded by the coding sequence ATGGGTCGCATTAAACCCGCAGTACTTTGCGGCGGGACGGGCACACGTCTCTGGCCGCTGTCGCGTAAAAGCTTTCCAAAACAGTTTTCCGATATCGTGGGTGGCGAAAGCCTTTTTCAGGCTTGCGCACGCCGTTTGAAGGACGCTGGAATGGATGCGCCTTTGGTGCTGACCAATTCCGATTTTCGATTCATCGTGACGGAGCAGTTGATGTCGGTGGGCATTGATCCTGGTGCTGTTCTGATTGAGCCAGCGCCGCGGAACACCGCGCCTGCGGTTCTGGCCGCGGCGCTTTATGCGATGCAGGACGATGAAGATGCGCTTGTTTTGGTGGTCCCCTCGGATCACGTCATTGCAGATGCCAAAGCGTTCGGCGCAGCAGTTGAGGCCGGGCGTGTTGCGGCAGAGGCCGGTCAGATCGTGACCTTTGGCATCACGCCGGGCTATCCCGAGACGGGTTATGGTTATCTGGAGCTTGAAAACAAACCGGACGGATCCGGTGATCCCATCGACCTGCGTCGGTTTGTGGAAAAGCCCGATCTTGCGACCGCCGAAGGCATGGTCAAAAGCGGAACGTTTCTTTGGAACGCAGGGATATTCCTGTTTTCCGCCAAGGTCATTCTGGCCGCCTATGAAGCTCATGCGCCTGACATGCTCGCGTTGGTGAAAGCAGCAATTGAAGATGCCGAAGCTGATCTTGGGTTTCTACGCCTTGCCGCCGAACCGTGGGAGAAATGCGAAGACCTGTCGGTGGACTATGCAGTGATGGAAAAGGCCGGGAACCTCTCTGTCGTACCTTATTCATCGCATTGGTCTGATCTTGGCAGCTGGAAAGCCGTGCTGGACGAAAGCGATCAAGATGAGAACGGTGTCGCCTTGTGTGGCCCTGCGACGGCGATTGACTGTAAAGACGTGCTGCTGCGTTCAGAAAGTGAAGGGCTTGAGCTTGTCGGTATCGGGTTGGAAAACATCATGGTTGTGGCGATGCCGGATGCGGTTCTGGTGGCGGATAAGGATCGCGCGCAGGATGTGGGCCGCGTCGTCAAAGAATTGAAGACAAAGGGTGTGTCGCAAGCCGAGGAATTTGCCCGCGATCACCGACCCTGGGGCTATTTCGAAACGCTTGCTCTGGCTGGCCGGTTTCAGGTGAAGCGCATCGTGGTGAAACCCGGCGGGCGGCTCTCGCTACAAAGCCATGTCCACCGTGCCGAACACTGGATCGTTGTTGAAGGAACGGCACAGGTCACCATCGGTGAAAACGTCAAGCTCGTGGCGGAAAACCAATCAGTCTACGTGCCTCTTGGTGAAAAACACCGGCTGGAAAATCCCGGCAAAGTTCCGGTGACGATGATCGAGGTGCAGACCGGCAGCTATTTGGGTGAAGATGACATTGTGCGCTACGAAGATGTCTATGCCCGCGGGCAGGGCGCACGCGGCTGA
- the rfbC gene encoding dTDP-4-dehydrorhamnose 3,5-epimerase — MLTVTETALAGVLLLEPRRFGDHRGFFCESWNKSRMAEHGIDTEFVQDNHSLSKEAGTVRGLHFQSPPHAQAKLVRCGRGALFDVAVDIRKGSPTYGKWVGYELSFENGKQLLIPEGFLHGFAALTPETEIIYKCSDYYAPECDGAVRFDDPDIGIDWGLDRDPILSEKDAAAPLLRDFDTPFSYVD, encoded by the coding sequence ATGTTAACAGTTACCGAAACCGCCTTAGCGGGCGTACTACTGCTAGAGCCGCGCCGGTTTGGTGATCACCGAGGGTTTTTTTGCGAAAGCTGGAATAAGTCGCGCATGGCCGAGCACGGAATTGATACCGAGTTTGTTCAGGACAACCACTCGCTTTCGAAAGAGGCAGGAACCGTACGAGGGCTACATTTTCAGTCGCCCCCTCACGCGCAGGCCAAGCTGGTGCGCTGCGGACGCGGTGCTCTTTTTGACGTGGCCGTGGATATTCGCAAGGGAAGCCCGACATACGGTAAATGGGTGGGCTACGAGCTGAGCTTCGAAAACGGCAAACAGCTTCTTATCCCCGAAGGTTTCCTGCATGGGTTTGCTGCCCTGACACCCGAAACCGAAATCATTTACAAGTGCTCGGACTATTATGCGCCGGAATGTGATGGCGCCGTGCGGTTTGACGACCCTGATATCGGTATCGACTGGGGACTTGATAGAGACCCTATTCTATCCGAAAAAGATGCCGCTGCGCCCCTCTTGCGCGATTTTGACACGCCCTTTTCTTACGTGGACTGA
- the rfbB gene encoding dTDP-glucose 4,6-dehydratase, whose translation MKILVTGGAGFIGSAVVRLAVARGHEVVNLDALTYAACLDNVADAALSNLYSFEHADIRDRAALDRIFSTHQPDAVMHLAAESHVDRSIDGPRDFIETNITGTYNMLEAARAYWVQAGKPDTFRFHHISTDEVYGSLPDNPSAQFTESTPYDPRSPYSASKAASDHLVRAWQETYGLPVVLTNCSNNYGPYHFPEKLIPVTILNALGGKPLPIYGDGSNIRDWLYVEDHADALLLVLEKGKLGRSYNIGGENERTNLELVKTLCSILDDLRPRSDGKLYADQIEFVTDRPGHDARYAIDPSRIRDELGWRPSVTVEEGLRKTVKWYLDNEAWWQALLNRDGVGKRLGTG comes from the coding sequence ATGAAAATCCTTGTCACCGGTGGCGCCGGTTTTATCGGATCAGCGGTTGTACGTCTTGCCGTGGCGCGTGGGCATGAGGTGGTCAACCTCGACGCGCTGACCTATGCCGCTTGCCTCGACAATGTGGCCGATGCCGCTCTAAGCAACCTCTACAGTTTCGAGCATGCCGATATCCGTGACCGTGCCGCACTTGACCGTATTTTTTCGACCCACCAACCAGATGCCGTGATGCACTTGGCCGCCGAAAGTCACGTGGACCGTTCCATTGACGGTCCACGTGATTTCATCGAAACCAACATCACCGGCACCTACAACATGTTAGAGGCCGCGCGCGCATATTGGGTGCAAGCGGGTAAACCCGATACCTTCCGGTTTCATCATATTTCGACAGACGAAGTATATGGCTCATTGCCAGATAACCCATCCGCGCAGTTCACGGAATCCACACCCTATGACCCGCGCAGCCCCTATTCCGCGTCCAAGGCCGCGTCCGACCATCTGGTCCGTGCCTGGCAGGAAACCTATGGTCTGCCGGTTGTTCTGACCAACTGCTCAAACAACTACGGCCCCTACCACTTCCCGGAAAAGCTGATCCCGGTCACGATCCTTAATGCGCTTGGCGGTAAGCCGCTCCCGATCTATGGCGATGGCTCAAACATCCGGGACTGGCTCTATGTTGAAGACCACGCTGATGCGCTTTTGTTGGTGCTGGAGAAAGGTAAACTTGGTCGGTCCTATAACATCGGCGGAGAGAACGAGCGCACCAACCTGGAATTGGTTAAAACGCTCTGCAGTATCCTTGATGACTTGCGCCCGCGCAGCGATGGCAAACTCTACGCAGACCAGATTGAATTCGTGACCGACCGGCCGGGGCACGATGCCCGCTATGCCATCGACCCTAGCCGCATCCGTGACGAGCTGGGTTGGCGGCCTTCTGTGACGGTCGAGGAAGGCCTTAGAAAAACTGTGAAATGGTATCTCGACAACGAAGCCTGGTGGCAGGCTCTCCTCAACCGTGATGGCGTTGGAAAACGACTCGGCACCGGCTGA
- the rfbD gene encoding dTDP-4-dehydrorhamnose reductase, which yields MTLLVFGKTGQVSTELGQLSEAICLGRAEADLSDPAACAKAIKAANPRVVINAAAYTAVDRAEEEEDLATIINGDTPGAMAAACAELGVPFVHISTDYVFDGQGEAPFLPHAETNPLGAYGRSKLKGEALVRASGATHAILRTSWVFSAHGNNFVKTMLRVSETRNELKVVDDQIGGPTSARSIARACLSFADQLGKAPDKSGTYHFSGAPDISWHGFATEIFSQVGKPMTIHAISTSEYPTPAARPGNSRMDCNSTQQNFGIAQPEWQADLAEVLEELDALG from the coding sequence ATGACCCTTCTCGTTTTCGGCAAAACCGGACAGGTCTCAACCGAACTGGGGCAGCTGTCGGAAGCCATCTGCCTTGGCAGGGCAGAGGCTGATCTGAGTGACCCCGCAGCCTGCGCTAAGGCCATCAAAGCGGCCAACCCACGCGTCGTAATCAATGCCGCGGCTTACACCGCGGTGGACCGGGCCGAAGAGGAAGAAGACCTCGCCACGATTATCAATGGCGACACGCCTGGTGCAATGGCAGCGGCCTGCGCCGAATTGGGTGTTCCTTTCGTGCATATCTCAACCGACTACGTGTTCGACGGTCAGGGCGAGGCACCTTTTTTGCCACATGCCGAAACCAACCCATTGGGCGCTTATGGGCGCAGCAAACTCAAAGGTGAGGCGCTTGTCCGCGCAAGCGGAGCAACTCACGCCATCTTGCGCACGTCCTGGGTCTTCTCAGCGCACGGCAACAATTTCGTCAAAACCATGCTGCGTGTCTCCGAGACGCGGAATGAGCTAAAGGTCGTTGATGACCAGATCGGCGGACCGACCTCTGCACGGTCAATTGCAAGGGCCTGTTTGAGCTTTGCAGATCAGCTTGGCAAAGCGCCTGACAAGTCCGGCACCTACCATTTCTCCGGTGCACCCGACATAAGCTGGCATGGTTTCGCCACCGAAATATTTTCTCAAGTCGGCAAGCCAATGACCATCCATGCCATCTCGACCTCGGAATATCCAACACCAGCTGCACGACCTGGTAACTCCCGTATGGACTGCAACAGCACGCAGCAGAATTTCGGAATCGCTCAGCCCGAATGGCAAGCCGACCTTGCCGAGGTGCTGGAAGAATTGGACGCTTTAGGCTAA
- the rfbA gene encoding glucose-1-phosphate thymidylyltransferase RfbA, protein MTTRKGIILAGGSGTRLYPITIGVSKQILPIYDKPMIYYPLSVLMLAGIRDIAVITTPQDQDQFKRTLDDGSQWGLNLTYIEQPSPDGLAQAYLLADDFLGGAPSAMVLGDNIFFGHGLTKLLQEADQVTKGGTVFGYNVADPERYGVVGFDADGHVTQIIEKPTKPPSNYAVTGLYFLDGNAPERARKVKPSDRGELEITTLLESYLQDGLLDVKRMGRGYAWLDTGTHGSLLDAGNFVRTLEERQGLQTGSPDEIAFEQGWISASELRDRAEKFQKNDYGQYLLGRLGES, encoded by the coding sequence ATGACAACTCGCAAGGGCATTATCCTCGCCGGCGGATCCGGAACCCGGCTCTATCCGATCACTATTGGTGTGTCGAAACAGATCCTGCCAATCTATGACAAACCGATGATCTACTATCCGCTGAGCGTTCTAATGCTCGCCGGGATCCGCGACATCGCGGTGATCACCACGCCGCAGGATCAGGACCAGTTCAAGCGCACGCTTGATGATGGCAGCCAATGGGGTCTGAACCTGACTTATATCGAACAGCCTTCACCAGACGGTCTGGCACAAGCCTACTTACTGGCTGATGATTTCCTAGGTGGTGCCCCTTCAGCAATGGTTCTGGGGGACAACATCTTCTTTGGACACGGGCTGACCAAGCTCTTGCAGGAAGCCGACCAAGTCACAAAAGGTGGCACGGTCTTTGGCTATAATGTAGCTGATCCAGAGCGCTATGGTGTGGTGGGATTTGATGCTGATGGCCATGTCACGCAAATCATCGAAAAACCCACTAAGCCACCGTCGAACTATGCGGTTACAGGGCTCTATTTCCTTGATGGCAATGCACCAGAGCGCGCACGCAAGGTCAAACCATCAGACCGCGGCGAGCTGGAAATTACCACGCTATTGGAAAGCTATCTGCAAGACGGGCTACTGGATGTGAAACGCATGGGGCGTGGTTATGCCTGGCTCGATACAGGCACGCATGGATCTCTTCTTGACGCGGGAAATTTCGTAAGAACCCTGGAAGAGCGACAGGGGTTGCAAACCGGCTCTCCCGACGAAATCGCCTTTGAACAAGGTTGGATCAGCGCTTCTGAACTGCGCGACCGGGCGGAGAAATTCCAAAAAAATGATTATGGTCAGTATCTTCTGGGACGCCTCGGTGAGAGCTAG
- a CDS encoding DUF2793 domain-containing protein — MSEQTPALSLPLIQPSQAQKHVTHNEALMRLDALVQAVVLTRDSTSPPADPVAGECHIVPSAAVGTWSGQDHALAYFDGTAWQFLTARPGWRVYVLSDLQTVIWDGTAWAGEATSLQNLSGVGIGTNSDSTNRLAVAAEASLLSHAGAGHQLKINKSVATDTASLLFQTGWSGRAEMGTAGDDAFAIKVSADGAVWNTALSFDPASGFASGEAVQSGPADVTPGRLMRTDYGYGPGNVLGVVSENAGIPTGAVIERGSTANGDYIRFADGTQMCQFNATLAYISAGLCSAAWSYPMIFASGSMPNVQGTLDSDSLALTAPSVTVAGVTGLTVSGLGSTNVTLNVNTLAGASFGSGESVDLRVLAIGRWF, encoded by the coding sequence ATGTCCGAACAAACTCCGGCTTTGTCTCTGCCGCTGATCCAACCATCCCAGGCTCAAAAACACGTCACCCATAACGAAGCGCTGATGCGGCTTGATGCCCTGGTGCAGGCCGTCGTGCTCACCCGCGATAGCACATCTCCGCCTGCCGATCCCGTTGCCGGAGAATGCCATATCGTACCAAGTGCTGCGGTTGGAACCTGGTCAGGCCAGGATCATGCCTTGGCCTATTTCGACGGCACAGCCTGGCAGTTTCTGACAGCGCGTCCCGGCTGGAGGGTCTATGTTCTGAGCGACTTGCAAACCGTCATTTGGGACGGCACCGCTTGGGCAGGGGAGGCCACCTCACTGCAAAATCTCAGCGGTGTTGGGATTGGTACGAATTCAGATAGTACCAACCGTTTGGCTGTCGCCGCCGAAGCCAGTTTGCTCAGCCATGCAGGGGCGGGGCACCAGCTCAAAATCAACAAATCCGTAGCGACCGACACCGCCAGCCTTTTGTTCCAAACCGGTTGGTCCGGGCGCGCCGAAATGGGAACCGCGGGAGACGATGCATTTGCGATCAAGGTGAGCGCTGATGGTGCGGTTTGGAACACCGCGCTTAGCTTTGATCCCGCCTCTGGGTTTGCCAGTGGTGAGGCTGTTCAGAGCGGCCCGGCTGATGTAACCCCCGGACGCTTGATGCGCACTGACTACGGGTATGGTCCGGGCAACGTCCTTGGTGTGGTTTCTGAAAATGCAGGCATTCCCACCGGTGCCGTGATCGAACGCGGCAGCACGGCCAATGGCGATTACATCCGGTTCGCGGATGGCACGCAGATGTGCCAATTCAACGCCACTCTCGCCTATATCAGCGCCGGGCTGTGTTCGGCCGCGTGGAGCTATCCAATGATCTTTGCCAGCGGCAGTATGCCGAATGTGCAGGGTACGCTTGATAGCGACAGCCTTGCCTTGACCGCGCCTTCCGTCACGGTGGCAGGGGTGACCGGGTTGACCGTTTCGGGTCTCGGCTCAACGAATGTCACACTCAACGTTAACACATTGGCCGGAGCCAGCTTTGGCAGCGGCGAGAGCGTCGATCTGCGAGTTCTCGCGATTGGGCGTTGGTTCTAG